In the genome of Afifella aestuarii, one region contains:
- a CDS encoding PocR ligand-binding domain-containing protein: MEEHFPTHKWRIQDFVDVPTLQRIQDTFAKAMDMAAVTVGRDGVPVTKTSNFQPVCRLMRSTPEGLRRCHACDACGGLAAYRSGRPATYVCHAGLVDVAAPIIIEDEYLGCLLCGQVMLESERERTIQNVLDRNGSIGIAPAELEEAVYAMPAADRDRLDSAVEMLMLAASHIIEIGKTNLIQARLLKEVKAKAATEKALQDAQLRALQARVNPHFLFNSLTLIGYTAFEEKAVKTEEVAYMLSDILRYSLRNLATSVPLSEEFDMIERCLRLHQLRFGDHLSIEVDLDESLRNWPVPCMVLQPLAENAIVHGVEALSRPVRVRVSARRVGDRGLIEVYDNGAGMSEAQVAALNNDRCVLQQAERSRAALGLQSVITRLDSEYGNDFDLKVTSRLNEGTRIELSWPLGDYAQLENA, translated from the coding sequence ATGGAAGAGCATTTCCCAACTCATAAGTGGCGGATCCAGGACTTCGTCGACGTCCCGACGTTGCAGAGGATCCAGGACACGTTTGCCAAGGCCATGGATATGGCGGCGGTGACAGTTGGTCGCGACGGGGTTCCCGTCACCAAAACAAGCAATTTCCAGCCTGTGTGTCGTTTGATGCGTTCCACCCCCGAAGGGTTGCGGCGCTGTCATGCATGCGATGCCTGCGGGGGCCTCGCCGCCTACCGGTCTGGCCGGCCGGCAACCTATGTCTGCCATGCCGGGCTCGTCGACGTCGCCGCGCCGATCATCATCGAGGACGAATATCTCGGCTGCCTCTTGTGCGGCCAGGTGATGCTCGAAAGTGAACGCGAGCGCACGATCCAGAACGTGCTCGACCGAAACGGTTCAATTGGCATTGCTCCGGCTGAACTCGAGGAAGCCGTCTATGCCATGCCGGCGGCCGATCGAGATCGCCTCGATTCCGCTGTCGAGATGCTGATGCTGGCGGCGAGCCACATCATCGAGATTGGCAAGACGAACCTGATCCAGGCGCGCCTCCTCAAAGAGGTGAAAGCCAAGGCGGCCACGGAAAAGGCGCTGCAGGATGCGCAGTTGCGGGCGTTGCAGGCGCGCGTCAATCCGCATTTCCTGTTCAATTCCTTGACGCTCATTGGCTACACGGCTTTCGAGGAGAAGGCGGTGAAGACCGAGGAGGTCGCTTATATGCTGAGCGACATCCTCCGCTACAGCCTGCGCAATCTCGCCACTTCGGTACCGCTCAGCGAAGAATTCGACATGATCGAACGCTGCTTGCGCCTCCACCAGCTTCGCTTCGGCGACCACCTGAGCATCGAAGTCGATCTCGACGAAAGCCTGCGCAATTGGCCGGTCCCGTGCATGGTTCTGCAGCCGCTTGCCGAGAACGCTATCGTGCATGGGGTGGAAGCGCTCTCGCGGCCGGTGCGTGTGCGCGTTTCGGCCCGGAGGGTAGGCGATCGCGGCTTGATCGAGGTTTATGACAACGGCGCGGGGATGAGTGAGGCTCAGGTCGCCGCGCTCAACAACGATCGTTGTGTCTTGCAGCAGGCGGAGCGCAGCCGCGCGGCTCTCGGACTGCAGAGCGTTATCACCCGGCTCGACAGCGAGTACGGCAACGACTTCGATCTAAAAGTAACAAGCAGATTGAATGAGGGAACCCGAATTGAGCTTTCCTGGCCACTCGGCGACTATGCGCAGCTCGAAAATGCTTGA
- a CDS encoding response regulator transcription factor: MLELARTERFASMFQGAFQQESSVRPGLLVADDTPIIRSTVSRVVAAEALDFANVWEAKNGSEAVELARREHPELILIDIKMPGVDGLEAAAIIKAELPRTRLIFLTAYDEFAYVQRALKIGALDYLLKPIRPAKLGELLRKLHGEICTELSASSSASDAEIARDVTSAATPCAPERDPVKRAIAFISENYADENMSLSAVANVAHLSPSHLAHRFRECVGISYKQFLTEKRIEAAKDLLLTTDTTNEAVAEQVGYANVTNFYRLFQRETGMTPAQFRRSEKEPVPDAQ, from the coding sequence ATGCTTGAGCTCGCACGCACTGAGCGTTTTGCGTCCATGTTTCAAGGCGCTTTTCAGCAGGAGTCCTCGGTTCGGCCCGGCCTTTTGGTGGCCGACGACACGCCCATCATTCGCTCGACGGTCAGCCGCGTCGTGGCGGCGGAGGCGCTCGACTTCGCCAATGTCTGGGAGGCCAAGAACGGCTCCGAGGCGGTGGAGCTGGCGCGGCGCGAGCATCCTGAGCTTATTCTGATCGACATCAAGATGCCTGGCGTGGACGGGTTGGAAGCGGCGGCGATCATCAAGGCCGAGCTGCCGCGCACGCGGCTCATCTTCCTCACGGCTTATGATGAATTTGCCTATGTGCAACGCGCTCTCAAGATCGGTGCGCTCGACTATCTTCTGAAGCCGATCCGTCCGGCGAAGCTTGGCGAATTGTTGCGGAAGCTCCACGGTGAGATCTGCACGGAATTGAGTGCGTCCTCGTCCGCCTCCGATGCGGAGATCGCGCGGGACGTGACGTCGGCTGCCACGCCCTGTGCGCCGGAGAGAGATCCGGTCAAGCGTGCGATCGCCTTCATTTCCGAAAACTATGCCGATGAAAACATGTCGCTCTCGGCTGTCGCCAATGTCGCGCATCTCAGCCCGTCGCACCTTGCGCACCGTTTTCGCGAATGTGTCGGCATCAGCTACAAGCAGTTTCTCACCGAGAAGCGCATCGAGGCGGCCAAGGATCTGCTCTTGACGACCGACACGACCAACGAAGCGGTCGCCGAGCAGGTCGGCTATGCCAACGTCACCAATTTCTATCGCCTGTTCCAGCGTGAGACAGGCATGACGCCGGCGCAGTTCCGCCGAAGCGAGAAGGAGCCGGTGCCGGACGCGCAATGA
- the eutJ gene encoding ethanolamine utilization protein EutJ: MNSHADDILARAVSVFNKTPARQGYKGRVHVGVDLGTAYTVLVVLDEDGQPLAGRYQFAQIVRDGLVVDFIGAMQILSRMKAEVEADLGFALESAATSYPPGVAPAEVKATQNVVIGAGLECEHFVDEPTAANALLQIKDGAVVDVGGGTTGVAIFKDGEVVYTADEATGGTQFTLVLSGALGVSFEEAEDIKKDPKRARSLYPLVRPVMQKVGSIVARHIAPYDVKTIHLVGGTSGMPGMADIVAEMTGIPTKLPSHPMFVTPIGIAMHDREDKTGAPPQK, encoded by the coding sequence ATGAACAGCCACGCCGACGACATCCTCGCCCGTGCAGTCAGCGTCTTCAACAAGACGCCGGCTCGGCAGGGTTACAAGGGCCGGGTTCATGTCGGGGTCGACCTCGGCACGGCCTATACCGTCCTCGTCGTTCTCGACGAGGACGGACAGCCGCTCGCCGGGCGCTATCAATTCGCGCAGATCGTGCGGGACGGCCTCGTGGTGGATTTCATCGGCGCCATGCAGATCCTTTCGCGCATGAAGGCGGAGGTTGAGGCGGATCTCGGCTTCGCGCTCGAGAGTGCGGCGACCTCCTACCCTCCTGGCGTTGCGCCGGCGGAGGTGAAGGCAACGCAGAATGTCGTCATCGGTGCAGGGCTCGAATGCGAGCATTTCGTCGATGAACCGACAGCGGCCAATGCCCTCCTGCAGATCAAGGACGGGGCGGTGGTCGACGTCGGCGGCGGCACGACGGGCGTTGCGATCTTCAAGGATGGCGAAGTCGTCTATACGGCCGACGAGGCGACTGGCGGGACCCAGTTCACGCTGGTGCTTTCAGGCGCTCTCGGCGTTTCTTTCGAGGAGGCGGAAGACATCAAAAAGGACCCAAAAAGGGCCCGTTCACTTTATCCGCTGGTCAGACCGGTTATGCAGAAGGTCGGTAGCATCGTCGCCCGCCACATCGCCCCGTACGACGTCAAGACCATCCATCTGGTGGGCGGCACCAGCGGGATGCCCGGCATGGCCGACATCGTGGCCGAGATGACCGGAATCCCGACGAAGCTGCCGTCTCACCCGATGTTCGTGACGCCGATTGGCATCGCCATGCATGATCGTGAAGACAAAACAGGCGCGCCGCCCCAGAAATAG